From Gimesia panareensis, the proteins below share one genomic window:
- the flhB gene encoding flagellar biosynthesis protein FlhB, whose protein sequence is MAENDTGEKTEQPTDRRRNEAREKGNIAKSTDLNAAGMMLATAGVLYFFAVSLSHDMKNLMEATLTSPVWLRVDTPLIMERLQSIIKLFLQGSAMTMLILFIAAVCLNIVQVGFMMTPDVLQIKWERLNPIEGAKRIVSIRGLMKLGVSLGKITLLVLIAVWFSYLVFPNFIALMGAAPETIMRDIFNSSIELGILLALALIILGGLDYAFQKWKHEKDLMMSKQEIREEMKSMDGDPLIRQRRREAHRKLALSQELSQVATADVVVTNPTHISIAIKYDPESMPAPIVVAKGAGEIALQIRKIANEHGIPIIERKPLARQMYRDVKTGQEIPFELYEVFVEIMAYVYSLSGKSMPDAR, encoded by the coding sequence ATGGCAGAGAATGATACCGGAGAAAAAACAGAGCAACCGACGGATCGCCGGCGCAATGAAGCCCGCGAGAAGGGGAACATTGCGAAAAGTACCGACCTGAATGCGGCGGGGATGATGCTGGCGACAGCCGGCGTGCTCTATTTTTTTGCGGTGAGCCTGAGCCATGACATGAAAAATCTGATGGAAGCGACATTGACCAGCCCGGTCTGGCTCCGCGTCGATACCCCACTGATCATGGAACGCCTGCAATCGATCATCAAACTGTTCCTGCAGGGATCAGCCATGACGATGCTGATTCTGTTTATTGCTGCGGTCTGTCTGAATATTGTGCAGGTCGGCTTCATGATGACCCCGGATGTCCTGCAAATCAAATGGGAACGCCTGAATCCGATTGAAGGTGCCAAGCGGATTGTTTCAATTCGGGGACTGATGAAGCTGGGAGTGAGCTTGGGAAAAATCACCCTGCTGGTGCTGATTGCAGTCTGGTTCAGCTATCTGGTCTTTCCCAATTTTATCGCGTTGATGGGGGCGGCACCTGAAACCATTATGCGCGATATTTTCAACTCGTCGATTGAACTGGGCATCCTGCTGGCCCTGGCGCTGATTATCCTGGGTGGACTGGATTATGCGTTCCAGAAATGGAAGCATGAGAAAGACCTGATGATGAGCAAGCAGGAGATCCGGGAAGAAATGAAGTCGATGGACGGAGATCCGCTGATCCGCCAGAGACGCCGGGAGGCGCATCGTAAGCTGGCGTTATCCCAGGAGCTGTCGCAGGTCGCAACGGCAGACGTCGTTGTCACCAACCCGACCCATATTTCGATCGCCATCAAATATGATCCGGAATCGATGCCGGCCCCGATTGTGGTAGCCAAGGGGGCAGGGGAGATCGCGTTGCAGATCCGGAAGATCGCCAATGAGCACGGGATCCCGATCATCGAGCGGAAGCCGCTGGCACGGCAGATGTATCGCGATGTCAAAACCGGTCAGGAGATTCCGTTCGAATTGTACGAAGTCTTCGTGGAGATCATGGCCTACGTATATAGTCTCTCCGGGAAATCGATGCCGGACGCGCGCTGA
- a CDS encoding FliO/MopB family protein, with amino-acid sequence MIRLCILVVLILICTLLSAARSWAADPAFPTRTTEFRPPRTMAGSPNSYSRSSQQGQVPAASERQLNNRPVSGHTGITQSQTRSIPQRTAPVEAKPVANPITPLARQKQGDQSRTDQTAPRRVPSIWGTFGALALVIGIILIAAKLMKKHNPLAAKNLPREVIEILGRRPLDARQTIHFVRCGSRVLILGSSPAGLETLSEVLDPVEVDLITGMCREQAEAARSNQTFLNLFQSAQQKTETNRFEQNENRVSPSRRSEPESHPEQADFSDYDSAVNRLQQKLLQPSRQSLSDSAERDHV; translated from the coding sequence GTCAGCCGCGCGAAGCTGGGCAGCCGATCCTGCATTTCCGACGCGCACGACGGAATTCCGTCCGCCCCGGACCATGGCAGGCAGTCCGAATTCCTATTCCCGCAGTTCACAACAGGGGCAGGTACCGGCAGCTTCTGAGCGGCAGCTAAATAACCGACCGGTTTCAGGTCATACGGGAATCACTCAGTCACAGACACGCAGCATTCCACAGCGGACTGCGCCCGTTGAGGCGAAGCCGGTAGCAAATCCGATTACGCCCCTCGCTCGACAGAAGCAGGGGGATCAATCACGCACCGACCAGACTGCGCCCAGGCGGGTCCCGTCGATCTGGGGAACATTCGGTGCTCTGGCGCTGGTGATCGGAATTATTCTGATCGCGGCAAAACTGATGAAGAAACATAATCCCCTGGCTGCGAAAAACCTGCCCCGCGAAGTCATCGAAATTCTGGGGAGGCGTCCACTGGACGCGCGGCAGACCATTCATTTCGTGCGATGCGGTTCCCGCGTTCTGATTCTGGGATCGTCTCCTGCTGGTCTGGAAACGCTGAGTGAAGTCCTGGATCCGGTCGAAGTCGATCTGATCACCGGCATGTGTCGGGAACAGGCGGAAGCGGCCCGTTCCAATCAGACATTTTTGAACCTGTTTCAGTCCGCACAACAGAAGACAGAAACCAATCGCTTTGAGCAGAACGAAAACCGGGTCTCGCCATCCAGGCGGTCGGAGCCGGAATCGCATCCTGAGCAGGCGGATTTCTCGGATTACGATTCTGCGGTGAACCGGCTGCAGCAGAAGCTGCTGCAGCCGTCCCGTCAGTCATTGAGTGATTCTGCGGAGCGTGATCATGTATAA
- a CDS encoding PP2C family protein-serine/threonine phosphatase → MRWEHPVQFASQSDVGFRRRNNEDSISVRICKDQEGWRDHGHFFLVADGMGGHAVGELASKIASETVPHTFFKNKPGPVDKSLKSAIEIANQVINERGMANREFMRMGTTCSTLCLCPEGAVIGHVGDSRVYRVRENRIDQLTFDHSLQWELIRQGRMKPEEVYLNEPRNVITRSLGPEPVVKVDIEGPFPVLEGDRYILCSDGLTSHLKDDEIGMIAKYLDPSDACRLMINLANLRGGSDNISVIVVRVGDLPDGNLSQEREPEPEPELELEKDYREWLWLAGVWGAALMVATGIVMWLLTKFDKGEFLAFGGMSLLVILLVRKVFAQRESGKHQEYLDKTKTVEWRPYRSERLKFNTDFLQYLTTMESELQRAAMEEEWTIEWSTHNKIYYEAKEELEQKRYLKAFRDFSRAIDILMTGLHSYRKEMVHQARWKKGPPTGQQDD, encoded by the coding sequence ATGCGTTGGGAACATCCGGTTCAGTTCGCATCGCAGAGTGATGTAGGCTTCCGGCGACGGAATAATGAGGATTCGATTTCCGTCCGGATATGCAAGGATCAGGAAGGCTGGCGGGACCACGGACATTTTTTCCTGGTGGCTGACGGCATGGGCGGTCACGCGGTTGGTGAACTGGCCAGTAAAATTGCTTCTGAAACGGTTCCCCATACATTCTTTAAGAACAAGCCCGGCCCTGTAGACAAATCTCTGAAATCAGCGATTGAAATTGCCAATCAGGTGATCAATGAGCGGGGGATGGCCAACCGCGAATTCATGCGGATGGGCACGACCTGCAGTACGCTCTGTCTCTGTCCCGAAGGAGCCGTGATCGGTCACGTGGGGGACAGTCGTGTGTACCGGGTCCGCGAGAACCGGATCGATCAGCTCACTTTCGATCACAGCCTGCAGTGGGAACTGATCCGGCAGGGGCGGATGAAACCGGAAGAGGTTTATCTGAACGAGCCCCGTAATGTAATCACACGCTCCCTGGGTCCGGAACCGGTGGTCAAAGTTGACATTGAGGGGCCCTTTCCGGTGCTGGAGGGAGACCGCTATATTCTGTGCAGCGACGGGCTGACCAGCCATCTGAAAGATGATGAGATTGGCATGATTGCCAAGTACCTCGACCCGAGCGATGCCTGTCGGCTGATGATCAATCTGGCGAATCTCCGGGGCGGTTCCGATAACATCTCCGTCATTGTGGTACGGGTAGGAGATCTCCCTGATGGTAATCTTTCACAGGAACGGGAGCCCGAGCCGGAACCCGAACTGGAACTGGAGAAGGATTATCGGGAATGGTTATGGCTGGCGGGGGTCTGGGGGGCAGCCCTGATGGTAGCCACCGGGATCGTGATGTGGCTGCTGACGAAATTTGACAAGGGCGAGTTTCTGGCCTTTGGTGGTATGTCGCTTTTGGTCATACTGCTGGTTAGAAAAGTGTTTGCGCAGCGCGAGTCCGGCAAGCACCAGGAATATCTGGATAAGACGAAGACTGTGGAGTGGCGGCCTTATCGCTCCGAGCGTTTGAAGTTTAATACCGATTTTCTGCAGTATCTGACCACCATGGAGTCCGAACTGCAGCGGGCCGCCATGGAGGAAGAGTGGACAATCGAGTGGTCGACCCACAACAAAATCTATTACGAGGCCAAGGAAGAACTGGAGCAGAAACGGTACCTGAAGGCGTTTCGCGATTTTTCGCGGGCGATTGATATTCTGATGACCGGTCTGCATTCTTACCGCAAGGAAATGGTGCATCAGGCGCGCTGGAAAAAGGGCCCTCCGACCGGACAGCAGGACGATTGA
- the fliP gene encoding flagellar type III secretion system pore protein FliP (The bacterial flagellar biogenesis protein FliP forms a type III secretion system (T3SS)-type pore required for flagellar assembly.): MYKAGGLGIWLCLLWFLSATGGLQAQTTAQNQALSNQGVGSQSLQNFPNQADLSQQTTPAEKSGVPELLNVEQMTSPQGLNSTLKLFLLLTVLSLAPSILIMTTCFIRFVIVFGLLRQALGTQQLPPNQVLTSLSLFLTFMVMAPIWEKAYEEGIVPYTNQTQQAPVSLESAFEKTVAPLRKFMSDQIELTGNSDTVWMFLDYQRPLAGSPGAADYKPPSDYDEVPLSVLLPAYMLSEVKTAFLIGFQLYLPFIVIDMVISSILISMGMMMLPPVLISLPFKILLFVLIDGWLLTVGMLLESIRAVG, encoded by the coding sequence ATGTATAAGGCCGGGGGACTGGGGATCTGGCTGTGTCTGCTCTGGTTTTTATCAGCAACGGGCGGCCTGCAGGCACAGACAACTGCACAGAATCAGGCGTTGTCCAACCAGGGGGTCGGCAGTCAGAGTCTGCAGAACTTTCCGAATCAGGCAGATCTGAGTCAACAGACAACTCCCGCTGAGAAATCAGGCGTGCCTGAACTGCTGAATGTCGAACAGATGACTTCACCTCAGGGATTGAATTCCACCCTGAAACTGTTCCTGTTACTGACGGTCTTGAGCCTGGCACCTTCGATTCTGATCATGACGACCTGCTTTATCCGGTTCGTGATCGTGTTCGGATTGCTGCGTCAGGCACTGGGGACACAACAGTTGCCGCCCAATCAGGTACTGACTTCACTGAGTCTGTTTCTGACGTTTATGGTGATGGCTCCCATCTGGGAGAAAGCCTACGAGGAAGGGATCGTCCCTTATACAAATCAGACGCAGCAGGCCCCGGTTTCGCTGGAGTCGGCATTTGAAAAGACGGTGGCGCCGCTGCGGAAATTCATGAGCGATCAGATCGAGTTGACGGGCAACAGCGATACGGTCTGGATGTTCCTCGATTACCAGCGACCGTTAGCCGGTTCACCCGGTGCCGCCGACTATAAGCCGCCCAGCGATTACGACGAAGTCCCGTTGAGCGTGCTCCTCCCGGCATATATGTTGAGCGAAGTCAAGACGGCGTTTCTGATCGGCTTTCAGTTGTACCTGCCGTTTATTGTGATTGATATGGTGATCAGCTCAATTCTGATCAGCATGGGGATGATGATGCTGCCTCCGGTGCTGATCTCACTCCCGTTTAAAATTCTGCTCTTTGTACTGATTGACGGCTGGTTGCTGACAGTAGGTATGCTGCTGGAGAGCATCAGGGCCGTAGGATAA
- a CDS encoding flagellar biosynthetic protein FliR, giving the protein MSALLDQYLVNPILQLAPGQILQWAMLQFYAFTLVLVRISGLMIIGPVFGQPIFPTNIRVLLILSLAILITPTLHEQVTVGFYQLDANQDQRLSQDEIPAHLQERFEELLVSSGRQGTRELTVNDYRFVTHMPASLLDYAWSILGELTLGFALGLGVFLILQSLQMAGQMIDQQAGMALGEVFNPGFDMNASLSGQYLYFIGIAVFLLMEPVNGHLLMLSALIDTFQIFPVGEGIVSTNTLDLLQALMHQSLVLSVKVAAPLLAISALISLSMGYLGHTVPQINVLVIGFPIRAIVSLVVLIFTLSGAADIVVESIPLAIDQISRSTVM; this is encoded by the coding sequence GTGAGTGCACTGCTCGATCAATATCTGGTGAACCCGATTCTGCAGTTGGCGCCCGGCCAGATCCTGCAATGGGCCATGCTGCAGTTTTATGCGTTTACGCTCGTGCTGGTGCGGATCAGCGGACTGATGATTATCGGTCCGGTCTTTGGGCAACCCATCTTTCCAACGAATATCCGGGTATTGCTCATTCTGAGTCTGGCGATTCTGATTACCCCCACACTGCATGAGCAGGTGACGGTTGGGTTTTACCAACTGGACGCCAACCAGGATCAGCGGCTCAGCCAGGATGAAATTCCCGCGCATCTGCAGGAACGGTTTGAAGAACTGCTGGTGAGCAGTGGTCGCCAGGGAACACGCGAACTGACCGTGAACGACTACCGCTTTGTGACGCATATGCCGGCGTCGCTGCTGGATTATGCCTGGTCGATTCTGGGTGAACTCACGCTGGGATTTGCGCTGGGGCTGGGGGTGTTTCTGATTCTGCAGAGCCTGCAGATGGCCGGTCAGATGATCGACCAGCAGGCCGGGATGGCGCTGGGAGAAGTCTTCAATCCCGGCTTTGATATGAATGCCTCCTTGAGTGGCCAGTATCTGTATTTTATCGGAATTGCGGTCTTTCTGCTGATGGAGCCGGTCAACGGCCATCTGCTGATGCTCTCGGCGTTGATCGATACGTTTCAGATCTTCCCGGTCGGGGAAGGTATCGTTTCGACTAATACCCTGGATCTGCTGCAGGCCCTGATGCATCAGTCCCTGGTGCTGTCGGTGAAGGTCGCTGCGCCGCTGCTGGCGATCAGTGCCCTGATTTCGCTGTCCATGGGATATCTGGGGCATACCGTTCCCCAGATCAATGTGTTGGTGATCGGGTTCCCCATTCGCGCCATTGTCAGTCTGGTGGTCCTGATCTTTACACTTTCAGGAGCCGCGGACATCGTCGTCGAATCCATTCCGCTGGCGATTGACCAGATCAGCCGCAGTACGGTGATGTAA
- the fliQ gene encoding flagellar biosynthesis protein FliQ: MDSSTVVDLGREGLLLMLEVSGPVMLTAVVVGLVISIGQAVTQIQDQTISFVPKIIMMVLAILYTLPWITSLMMEYSTNLITNIPTRL; this comes from the coding sequence ATGGATAGTTCAACCGTTGTGGATCTGGGACGTGAAGGGCTGCTGCTCATGCTGGAGGTCAGTGGTCCGGTGATGCTGACCGCGGTCGTGGTCGGTCTGGTGATCAGCATCGGACAGGCGGTAACCCAGATTCAGGATCAGACCATCAGTTTTGTTCCCAAAATCATCATGATGGTGCTGGCGATTCTCTATACATTACCCTGGATCACATCGCTGATGATGGAGTACAGCACCAACCTGATTACCAATATTCCGACGCGGCTTTGA